The region GGAATACTGACACGCTGCACTATACATATCTTAACTGTTCGAGTATGCCCTATTTACAGCACTACTACTACAACGACTTTGTCCGAGGTATGTCACAAATAACTTTTGATGCTCTAGCATTGATTTTAGTCTAGTTTATCGTTCTCTTGACGGAAGAGTCTGCAATCAGTATGCAGCCATTTTCAGCTGAGACTGTGCTTCAGCTTCTTTCCCCTAAACAGTACACTTGCTACACATCAACCTCCAGAGCATCCTTACTGAAGTTCCTAACTGTAAATGCTCCACAAAGTTTCTAACACAGCAAAAAACACAGACGTGTTTGTTATTTTTTGACGGTTTGAATACTTAGTGGAATACGGTACACAATCGTGCATTGACAGTATCAGTTTTACTCGCACTCCAGGCTACGGATGCAGAAAATGCCAAATACACAATGCGGCACTGTACAGTGTCTTTTCGAACAGTCGTTACGATGACGCAGTCGAACGATACGACTGCAGCTGGCGATCTCAGTCATCTATTCCAGTGTCCACAGTGGAAGACGTGTACTGCGTACTAGCACCACTGGAGAAGGAACTGCGACAAGTGTCCACGCTTAGGGCCGCGTCGGGAACTGGCACGAAGTCGCACAGCATAGTCCGGCACTTGGGCTGCTTAGTGCCCCATTTAGTTTTGCTGAGCAACGACTGCAGCACCGACGAGGAACTGTCTTTGGACAAAGAGTCAGTCTCGCCTTCCGCCAGGGAGGCCATTACGTCCAGCGACACGTGGCTGTAGTTAGCAGAGAGATGCGTCTGCTGGGGGTGGTGGACCTGCACAGACGGCGGACGCCTCAACGTGGGCGCCTTCCGACGGCACGTGGCGGTACCGGACCCCGCCTCGGACGGCCTCGGCAGCCCGAAGATACGGCGGACCTCGCGCTGGACTCGGCGCGACCGGAGGGCGAAGAGAAATGGAGAGGCGACCGTGCCCGCGGCCAGCATGGTGAGGCTGAGCGCGTCCACGTAGTGCGGCACGCCGCCGGCGGGCAGCGCCACCAGCAGCCCCGAGTGCAGCAGCAGCGCCGCCACGTAGGGGAACCAGCAGAAGAGCGCCATCACCACGACGAGCGCCGAGACGCGCGCGGCCCGCGTCTCCTCGCGGTAGCGGAACACGCTCGCGTTCGAGATGCGGTGCTTCAGTGACGTCACGATGCTGCTCGACGTGCTGCGGACGCTGGCAGCGCGCGAGAGCGGCGTCGAAGGCGCGGGCGACGACTGGCAGGTGGGAGGGCAGGCGCCCTTCTGCGGGGAGCTCGGCGGCGTCACCGTCACTGTCACCTGCGAATTCGAGCAGGCAGCTGCTGTCAGCTTCACAGGTCACAATGTTGGGTGTACGCATCAGTCAGGTCACTTACAAGGTACCAGACATAatgatataccgagtgatcaaaacgtcagtataagtttgaaaacttaataagccacagaataatgtagataggtaaaaattgacaacaggcttcgaatgacatggggctttattagaataaAAATAGTATTGCTGGAcgctgaaagatttcttgcgcgcgtcgtttggtgatgatcgtgtgctcagccgccactttcgtcatgcttggcctcccaggtcccaagacctcagtctgtgcgattactggctttggggttacctcaagtcgcaaatGTAtagcgatcgaccgacatctctagggatgctgaaagacaacattcgacgccagtgcctcaccataactccggatatgctccacagtgctgttcacaacattattcctcgactacagctactgttgaggaatgatattggacatatggcctgtaaagatcatcattgctttgtctttgttatgctaatcattgctattctgattagatgaagcgccgtctgtcgcaaatttttgaacgtttgtattttttggttctaataaaaccccatgtcattccgagcatgtgtgtcaatttgtacccctctatctacattattccgtgatttattcagttttcaaatttatactgactttttgatcacccagtacaggaTACTCAAAAACGAAGATAGCGATCAAGAACGCCTGTACCTACAATGATGTTTAAAACTCTAGGACGAAAGCAACGTCCGCTCGATCTGCTATTCAAGAGCAGCATCAGTCTTATATGATTGATCTGTTTATTGTAGATGGATTTCAGCTGCTATGTAGCTATTTTCAGTGCAATTATATCTCATTTACGACTGATGGTGCCCTTCCTGCTGTTTTGGATCTCATTAATTCCGTCGTGGAGTACGCCGttcatgttcttcttcttcttcttcttcttcgtcttcagtcctgaggctggtttgatgctgctctccatgctactatatcctatgcaagctgctcctgaatctgcttggtgtattcgtctcttgttctccctctacgatttttaccattcacgctgccttccaatgctaaatttgtgatccctcgatgcctcagaacatgtcctaccaaccgatcccttcttctagtcaagttgagccacaaattcctcttctccccaattctattcaatgcctcctcattatttatgtaatttacccatctaatcttcagcattcttctgtagcaccacatttcgaaagcttctattctcttcttgtccaaaccatttatcgcccatgtttcacttccatacatggctacactccaacaaataatttcagaaacgacttcctgacaaatctatacccgatgttcataaattgctcttcttcagaaacgctttccttgccattgccagtctacattttatgtcccctctacttcgaccattatcagttattttgctccccaaatagtaaaattcattttctaatccaattcctgcagcatcacctgatttaattcgacaacattccattgtcctcatttgcttttgttgatgttcatcttataccctcctttcaagacactgtccattccgttcaactgctctcccaagtcctttgctgtctctgacagaattacaatgtcatcggcgaacctcaaagtttttatttcttctccatggatttaaatagctactccgaacttttcttttgtttcctttacagcttgctcaatatacagattgaataacatcgaggataggctacaaccctgtctcactcccttcccaaccaccgcttccctttcatgtccctcgactcttataactgccatctggtttctgtacaaattgtaaatagtctttcgctccctgtttttttacccctgccaccttcagaatttgaaagagagtattccagttaacattgtcaaaagctttctccaagtctactaatgctagaaacgtaggtttgcctttccttaatctttcatctaaggtaagtcgtggagtcagtattgcctcacgtgttccaacatttctacggaatcctaacagatcttccccgaggtcggcttctaccagttttttccatttgtctgtatattgagcaagcagtaaaggaaacaaaagaaaaatttggagtaggaattagaatccgtggagaagaaataaaagctttgaggttcgccgatgacattgtaattctgtcagagacagcaaaggacttggaagagcagctgaacggaatggacagtatcttgaaaggattatctaagatgaacatcaacaaaagcaaaactaggataatggaatgtagtcgaattaaatcgggtgatactgtgggaattagattaggaaatgagacgcttaaagtagtaaatgagttttgctacttggggagcaaaaaactgatgatggtcggagaggatataaaacgttgacgcaatggcaaggaaaccgtttctgaagaagagaaatttgttaacattgagtatagattgaagtgtcaggaagtcgtttgtgaaagtatttgtatggagtgtagccatgtatggaagtgaaacatggacgataaacagtttagaaaagaagagaatagaagcttttgaaatgtggtgctacagaaggatgctgaagattagatgggtaggtcacataactaatgaggaagtattgaataggattggggagaagagaagtttgtggcacaagttaaccagaagaagggatcggttggtagtacatgttccaaggcatcaagggatcaccaatttagtattggagggcagcgtggagagtaaaaatcgtagagggagactaagagatgaatacactaaacagattcagaaggatgtaggttgcagtaggtactgggagaggaagaaacttgcacaggatagagtagcatggagagctgcatcaaaccagtctctggactgcagaccacaacaatgaACTTCACAATTCTAATGGAAGACTCACTTGTTGCAGGAGGGCCGTGTTGTCCTCCGAGGCGGGCGCAGCGGACACGGAGAAGGTGATGGTCGtgggctgctgctgctgttgcagctgcGGTGGCTGCAGTTCGCACGATGATGCCTCCTCCGCCACGGACGCCAGCGGTTGGCAGTCTGCCACCTGTGCGTCGACCGACGCGTCCGCTGTGCTCACTTGTGACGTCAGCTGCGAGCTGGCTGCCACCGGACCAGAACCTGCGCACACCGACATACGGGGGCTCCGTTAGTTGCTGCTGCTCCGCGCCACCGAACGCCTGATGCCTGTCCCTTCCTTATGTGAGCAACGCGGTTTCGGAAAAGGCTGTGACACAGCCGCCACTCTTAATGAACATCTGTAAGCAATTTCCATCccctagtacagaaaccagatggcagttataagagtggagagacatgaaaggaaagcagtggttgggaagggagtgagacaaggttgtagcctctccccgatgttattcaatctgtatattgagcaagctgtaaaggaaacaaaagaaaagttcggagtagctatttaaatccatggagaagaaataaaaactttgaggttcgccgatgacattgtaattctgtcagaaacggcaaagtacttgggagagcagttgaacggaatggacagtgtcttgaaaagaggatataagatgaacatcaacaaaagcaaatgaggacaatggaatgttgtcgaagtaaatcaggtgatgctgcaggaactagattaggaaatgaattttgctatttggggagcaaaataactgataatggtcgaagtataggggacataaaatgtagactggcaatggcaaggaaagcgtttctgaagaagagaaatttgttaatatcgagtatagatttaagtgtcaggaagtcgtttctggaagtattcaaatggagtgtagccatgtatggaagtgaaacatgcgcgataaatggtttggacaagaggagaatagaagctttcgaaatgtggtgctacagaagaatgctgaagattagatgggtaaattacataaataatgaggaggtattgaatagtgttggggagaagaggagtttgtcgcacaacttgacacgaagaagggatcggttggtaggatatgttctgaggcataaagggatcaccagtttagtattggagggcagggtggagggtaaaaatcgtagagggatgccaagagatgaatacgctaagcagattcagaaggatgtaggctgcagtaggtacttggagatgaagaagcttgcacaggatagagtagcatggagagctgcagcaaaccagtcttaggactgaagaccacaacaataacattggTTAATAAGAGTTTATTAGAAAAAGCTACAAAAGTTATTCACAACAGcgaagaaaaattatttattttcg is a window of Schistocerca gregaria isolate iqSchGreg1 chromosome 8, iqSchGreg1.2, whole genome shotgun sequence DNA encoding:
- the LOC126284371 gene encoding tyramine receptor tyra-2, with product MASGAAVAATATATDAGAALLVACDVALLLLLVAGLVTNATVLLVFYRRPGLRTLSNRFVLNLVATNLSACCVFLPLAAADSVLSRPLAALCSAGRAAAAATCAASILGVLLIALDQYCAVVDPLHYHSRINKLRSAAMMLTAWSVALVFGALAGIVPVEDSTGSSLWQACLYRHVRSAPNTNTNTTADNTNTNTTSPISVEEPQLERADYSLYRETFAACYAIFIFAIPFAGIAWIYLCIYSAAHHNSKRTRLTGSGPVAASSQLTSQVSTADASVDAQVADCQPLASVAEEASSCELQPPQLQQQQQPTTITFSVSAAPASEDNTALLQQVTVTVTPPSSPQKGACPPTCQSSPAPSTPLSRAASVRSTSSSIVTSLKHRISNASVFRYREETRAARVSALVVVMALFCWFPYVAALLLHSGLLVALPAGGVPHYVDALSLTMLAAGTVASPFLFALRSRRVQREVRRIFGLPRPSEAGSGTATCRRKAPTLRRPPSVQVHHPQQTHLSANYSHVSLDVMASLAEGETDSLSKDSSSSVLQSLLSKTKWGTKQPKCRTMLCDFVPVPDAALSVDTCRSSFSSGASTQYTSSTVDTGIDD